From Brassica oleracea var. oleracea cultivar TO1000 chromosome C3, BOL, whole genome shotgun sequence, a single genomic window includes:
- the LOC106331136 gene encoding inositol 4-methyltransferase-like → MKNHLQDPLTSHLNPCLTKKEEQADQEMMSLQALKITTTLAFPMIFKAALDLGVLDTIAANGKDVWFSSSEIAFGLPTKPTNPEAPMLLDRMLRLLVSHSVLKCRIVETGENNLTGKIQMVYAVEPVCTLFLKHGHDESGSLMSLFMVQHSQVYFETWYVFYYLKIGMPNIVVDIVTAIEPKHGDLFSNIFFSMDMLMLTHCSGGKERSFSQFEALAIPSGFLNCEIICIAFSHCVIEFHK, encoded by the exons ATGAAAAACCATCTTCAAGATCCCTTAACCAGTCACTTGAATCCCTGTCTAACCAAAAAAGAAGAACAAGCTGACCAAGAAATGATGAGCTTACAAGCATTGAAGATCACAACCACATTGGCTTTCCCCATGATTTTCAAAGCTGCTTTAGATCTAGGCGTCCTTGACACAATTGCTGCCAACGGCAAAGATGTGTGGTTCTCGTCTTCAGAAATAGCTTTTGGTCTACCAACCAAGCCCACCAACCCCGAGGCGCCAATGTTGCTAGACCGAATGTTACGATTACTCGTCAGCCACTCGGTTTTGAAGTGTCGTATAGTTGAAACCGGAGAAAACAATCTAACTGGAAAGATCCAAATGGTATATGCAGTCGAGCCAGTTTGCACGCTTTTCTTAAAACATGGTCATGATGAGTCGGGTTCACTCATGTCCCTATTCATGGTGCAGCATAGCCAAGTCTATTTTGAAACTTGGTACGTATTTTATTATTTGAAAATAGGCATGCCAA ACATTGTAGTAGACATTGTTACAGCAATAGAACCAAAACATGGCGACCTTTTCTCCAACATTTTTTTCAGCATGGACATGTTGATGTTAACACACTGTTCAGGTGGTAAAGAGAGGTCTTTCTCTCAGTTTGAAGCTTTAGCCATTCCTTCAGGTTTTCTTAACTGTGAAATCATTTGTATTGCATTTTCACATTGTGTTATTGAATTCCACAAATAG
- the LOC106331135 gene encoding uncharacterized protein LOC106331135, whose amino-acid sequence MQCVWSVSYSFLVNDSVHGRIIPSRGIRQGDPLSPYIFILCGEVLSGLCRRAQRSGHMSGLRVATPAPRLNHLLFADDTMFFLDTDERSCAALVDILHQYRVSSGQLINAAKSSISFSARTPQAIRQRVKQYLGIEQEGGVGKYLGLPEHFGRRKKDLFTNIVDRIRQKAVSWASRFWWDAEPDKKKMCWVAWEVITTPKAAGGLGVRDIQAFNTALLAKQAWRIVSKPDCLLSKILRAKYCSKAPFLQVESPKTASHGWRGILKGRNLLLTNLSKVIGDGESTRIWKDPWLRMTTPMRPIGPVCEENQDLVVADLLCRGSREWNVTRIVSLLPQYLPNIMSIKPSVLGAPDSFGWLASKSGNYTAKSGFTRQIWTAHCWKLNFNPSDCASFSEAFMASTRQINLPPLGVTGNLFPWLCWGIWTARNYHIFENRASLPVDITSRSIKNAREWTEAQLSSPTPPLGQSQMNIIPAGTTGMIFCCSDAAWQATTNRADCGWIFTDHQDERLLQGTATFDHTVSPLMAEALAVRSALLHALEAGYSRICLKSDCQALVAIITSTYHPTELYGITRDIEHLSLSFDCIVFTFIPRNLNVMADSLAKSVLYLATAN is encoded by the exons ATGCAATGTGTGTGGTCCGTCTCATACTCCTTCCTCGTCAACGACTCGGTACACGGCAGGATCATTCCGTCTAGAGGAATCCGACAAGGCGACCCCTTATCACCATACATTTTCATCCTGTGTGGTGAAGTACTCTCGGGGCTTTGTCGAAGAGCACAACGGAGTGGGCATATGTCAGGCCTTAGAGTGGCAACGCCGGCGCCTCGACTGAACCATTTGCTATTTGCAGATGATACAATGTTCTTTTTGGACACTGATGAGAGGAGCTGCGCTGCCTTGGTAGACATTTTGCATCAGTATAGAGTGTCGTCTGGTCAGCTGATAAATGCGGCCAAGTCTTCTATATCCTTCTCGGCCAGGACCCCGCAGGCAATACGGCAACGTGTTAAACAGTACCTTGGGATTGAGCAGGAAGGAGGAGTAGGGAAGTACTTAGGACTACCGGAACATTTCGGACGCCGCAAGAAAGACCTCTTCACAAACATTGTAGATCGCATCAGACAAAAGGCGGTTAGCTGGGCTTCAAG GTTCTGGTGGGATGCTGAGCCAGATAAGAAGAAAATGTGTTGGGTGGCATGGGAAGTAATCACAACACCAAAAGCAGCAGGGGGGCTAGGAGTACGCGACATTCAAGCTTTCAACACAGCCCTACTCGCGAAACAGGCGTGGCGGATCGTCTCTAAACCGGACTGTCTACTCTCCAAAATCCTGCGTGCTAAATACTGCAGCAAAGCGCCGTTCCTTCAGGTGGAATCACCGAAAACAGCATCTCACGGGTGGCGAGGGATCCTAAAAGGACGAAACCTGTTACTGACTAATCTGAGCAAAGTCATAGGTGATGGAGAGAGTACGAGGATCTGGAAAGACCCGTGGCTCAGGATGACGACACCGATGAGACCTATAGGACCGGTATGTGAAGAGAACCAGGATCTTGTGGTCGCGGACCTTCTCTGCCGAGGCAGCCGAGAGTGGAATGTAACTAGAATAGTAAGCCTCCTGCCACAGTACCTGCCTAACATCATGAGCATTAAACCAAGTGTGCTGGGAGCTCCAGACTCCTTTGGTTGGTTAGCATCAAAGTCGGGTAACTACACAGCTAAATCGGG CTTCACCAGGCAGATATGGACAGCACACTGTTGGAAACTGAATTTCAATCCATCAGACTGTGCATCTTTCAGTGAAGCCTTCATGGCCTCGACGAGACAGATCAACCTCCCACCGCTGGGAGTGACAGGAAATCTATTCCCGTGGCTATGCTGGGGAATTTGGACGGCGCGAAACTATCATATCTTCGAGAACAGAGCCTCTCTACCTGTGGACATTACCTCGAGATCAATCAAGAACGCAAGGGAATGGACGGAAGCCCAACTAAGCTCGCCCACGCCTCCACTTGGACAGAGCCAAATGAATATTATACCAGCAGGAACGACAGGTATGATCTTCTGCTGTTCTGATGCTGCATGGCAGGCGACGACAAACAGGGCAGATTGTGGTTGGATTTTCACAGATCATCAGGATGAACGGTTACTACAGGGGACGGCAACCTTTGATCACACAGTGTCCCCTCTAATGGCGGAAGCCTTAGCTGTAAGATCAGCGCTCCTCCATGCCCTCGAAGCGGGGTACTCAAGAATCTGCTTAAAATCAGATTGTCAAGCCCTCGTGGCTATTATCACCTCGACGTATCACCCGACAGAGCTCTACGGAATCACTCGGGACATCGAGCATCTATCACTCTCCTTTGACTGCATTGTGTTTACTTTTATTCCTAGGAACCTTAATGTTATGGCTGATTCACTTGCTAAATCAGTCTTGTACTTGGCCACAGCCAACTAA